CTTCTTCGCACAGGCCCGCTCCATCGACGCTTATCGCGGCGAGATCGCGCGCGACAATTCGCGGGTAATGCTGGCCGAACGTGACGGCGCATTGCTGGCCTACAGCGTCACACACCTTGGCGAAGGATTTGCCGAACGGCCACAGCCGCACCCGGCCCGCCCCGCCACATTAAGCCAGCTATACTGCGCGGCCGACGCAACCGGCATGGGCCTGGGTTCGCGCCTGCTGGCGGATGCTGTCACCGCGGCACATGAATGGGGCGCCGATGCCGTGCAGCTGTCCGTCTTCAGCGAGAACACGGGGGCTCAGCGCTTCTACCAGCGGCATGGCTTCACCCATGTCGCGGATATCGACTTCTGGGTCGGCAAGCACCGCGATGATGAATGGCTGTTCGAGCTCGGCCTGCCGGGTCGGAACCGCGGCTAGGAAATCGCGACCAAGGTCTGCTGGCTCACCTGCCAACCTCCATCCACCGGCGTTGCAACGCTTTCCCATGCGTGGGAGCCCAGGTTCCCGTAGATATGCACGAGCACGAGCAGGCGGCTGCCATCGCCCCGCTGCTGCTTGACCCACACATGATACCACTGCGCCTGCTCCCCGCCCCGTGCGATGACAGGGCGCGTGTCCATCACGCATTGCGACGCGGGATAGGCCGCATGAAGCGGCGGCGTGAGGCGCGCGATCAGCTCGGCCGGCGGATCGTAAGCGGTATTGCTGCCGGGATCGCGCCCGATGGATACGCACAGCGCCATGCCATCGGGCGGATTGGCCACACCCAAAAGGACACGGAAAGCCAGCCGATACATGGCGGCATCGTTGGCAGAGACGGATTTCTCGTCCGCCACCGCGAGCGGAAGGGACCGAAGCTTTTTAGGAGGAGGAGGGATGGAAATCGGCGGCGGGATGTCCCCCTGCGCGCTTGGCCCACTATCGCTCGCAGCTGGCTCCGCAGCCTCTGGCCCCGCACTCTGCGGTTCATCCATCGTCGCCGTACAGGACGCGAGCAGGACAAGTGACCCGCAGGCAATCCATCTTCTCACAACCATCGCCATCTCCAGAACAGCAGCAGCTGGCCAAGGAACACCAGCCCGCACAGCCCGACAACGATCCAGAACGCATCCTGGTCCTCCACGCCGGGTATGCCGCCCACATTGATGCCCAGCAGCCCGGTCAGGAAGCCGAGCGGCAGGAACACCGCAGCGACCACTGTCAGGACGTAATTGGTGCGCTCGCTGCGTGCCAGTGCGCGGGCGCGCAATTCGTCCTGCAGCACGACGGCGCTTTCCTTGCTGACATCGATATCATCGAGATACCGCCGCAGCCGGTCGATACTTTCGGCGATTTCGCGCCGGTCGTGGTCTTCGAACCATGCAGGGGCGTCGCGTGCTATGGCTTCCAGTGCCACGTGCTGCGGTCCCATATGGCGTTTAAGGCCCAGGCAGTTGCGGCGAATGTCGCTGATCTTGTCGAGCAGCTCCTCCGCATTGTCATCCGGGTCTGCCGCTTCGCAGTCGTCGATGAAATCGTTCATGTCGACAATCGCCTGGTTCATCCGGGCAATCATCAATTCGGTCAGGTGCGTAATCAGCGCGCCAGCATCGGTCGGCCCGCGCCCCGCGTCGATCTTGGCCAGCACATCGCGCGGGGTCTGCAGCTTCAGTCGGCGCAGCGTCACCAGCCGCGCGCCGTCGCACCACAGCTGCATGCTGACCATGTCTTCTGGTTCCGCACCGGGGTTGAAGTTGATGCCGCGCAGCGTTCCGACCAGCGTCCCGCCCTCGCGGAAAGCCCGCGGCCGGCTGGCATTGCTGACCAGGAGTTCGGCCGTCGGCTCGGGCACCTTGCGAACCTCTTCGAACCACTCCTGCACACCGGGCCGGTTGCGGCACAGATGCACCCACAGCACCTCGCCTTCGGCCTGCGGCTCCCACCGGCTGGCTTCGTCCCATGTGATCGGCCTGGCGCCGCCCTTGCCATCGAGCACGCGCCCGAAAAGCATCGGGCCGTCCAGTTCCAGCGCATCCTGCGGATTTATCATGGCGCAAGGCATAGGTGACGAATGCGGCCTCGTCACCGCTTCGATTAAGGCCTCACTTGATCCGGAATGGACACACTTTTGTCATGTTAACCGAAAAAGAGGTCTGAAAACTTGGCAATCTTCAAAAGCAGTGTTGGAAATCTTTACACTTTTGGGCGAAACAGCATGCATGGAAAAGCCAACCTCTTTCGCCGTGCGGATTGCCGCGGCCGCTGCCCTGTTCTCGGTCCATGCGCCGGCAATGGCGGGCGGGTATTACATCCAGGAACAATCGGCCAAGGAAACGGGCCGCGCCTATTCGGGTGATGCCGCCGCTGCGGACAGCGCGGCGACGGTGTTCTTCAACCCTGCCGCGATGACCGAGCTGGAAGGGCTGAACCTGGACGCGAACGTGCATGCCATCTTCGTGACCACCAACCATGAAAACCGCGGCAGCTTCCGCACCGTGCCCGGCAGCGCGTCCACGCCCGGCATCACTGGCAATGGCGGCGGCACACCGTTCCCGCAGCCACTGGTCGTGCCGTCATCCTATGCCAGCTACCAGGTCGACGACCGGCTATGGCTCGGCCTGGCCGTATTCAGCCCTTATGGCCTGATGGCGGAATACGATGAGGATTTTTTCGGCCGGTACGATTCCCGGCGGTCCGAACTCTTCACCCTGAACGTGCAGCCCAGCGTGGCCTACAAGCTCAGTGACAATGTCTCGATCGGCGGCGGGGTGGATATCCAGTATGCGAAGGTCCACCTGACCAGCGCAGTGCCCGGTTTCTTGCCCGGCGATCCTGACGGGTTCCTCGATGTGACGGGTGACGACATTTCCATGTCGTGGAATGCCGGCATTTTCCTGAAGTCAGGCGCGCTGCGCGCAGGCCTGCATTACCGCAACGAAATGAAGCACGAGCTGGAAGGCGATTTCGTCGTCACCGGGCTGACCGGGCCACTGGCGGGCGCGAATGTCGCCACCAGCGTCGATGCCGACCTGAACCTGCCGGATATTGCGACGCTCAGCCTGGCCTACGACAATGGCGGACCGGGCCGTCTTTATGCCACTGCGCGCTGGTATGACTGGAGCGATTTCGAGGAAATCCGGCTCGAACCACTCGGTCTCGACGACGCGGTGAACACCCAGAACTACAAGGACAGCTGGTCTGTCGCAGTCGGCGGCGAATACGATGTTTCGGAACGCCTGACGCTTCGCACCGGGACGATGTTCGATGCCACGCCAACACAGGATGGCTTCCGAACCACGCGTGTTCCGGACGGCGACCGCACCTGGCTGAGCGCGGGCGCGACTTACAAGCTGACCGATCACATGGAAGTGAATTTGGCATACGCACATATCTGGATGGAATCCGGCCCCATTACGCGTACCGAAACTTTCTTCGACGGGACCCCGGCAGTTTTCACCACGGACACCCGCAGCCGCACGGGCGGCAATATCGACATGGTGTCCATCGGGGTCAGCAGCCGCTTCTGATTGCAAGCGTCGGCAGCGCGTATCGGCGCGCTGTCATTGCCCCTTCATGCAGCGCGGCCTATATGCACGGCCATGTCCGCTGACAGCATTTCCGCGATCCGCCCCTGGCGCATGATCGACCGTCGCAAGTCCCGCCAGATCATGGTGGGCAAGGTCCCGGTGGGTGGCGATGCCCCCATCTCCGTCCAGACCATGACCAACACGCCGACGGAGGATGTGGCCGCAACGCTGGACCAGATCCGCCGGTGCGAGGATGCAGGCGCGGATATCATCCGTGTGTCCTGCCCCACGGCGGAGGCGACCGAGAACTTCGACAAGATTACGCGCGGGGCCGAAGTGCCGATCGTTGCGGACATCCATTTCCACTACAAGCGCGCGCTGGAAGCGGCCGACAAGGGTGCGGCCTGCCTGCGCATCAATCCGGGCAATATCGGATCGTCGGAGCGGGTTGCCGAAGTGGTCCGCGCGGCCAAGGCCAATGGCTGCGCCATCCGCATCGGCGTGAATGCCGGGTCGCTGGAAAAGGACCTGCTGGAGAAATACGGCGAGCCCTGCCCCGAGGCTCTGGTGGAAAGCGCGCTCGACCATATCAAGCTGCTGCAGGACCACGACTTCCATGAATTCAAGGTAGCGGTGAAGGCGAGCGACGTCTTCCTGGCGGTTGCCGCCTATCACGGACTGGCAGAGACCGTGGACTGCCCGCTGCACCTTGGAATCACCGAGGCTGGCGGCCTGATCGGCGGGGCGGTCAAATCCTCCATCGGCATAGGCAACATGCTGTGGGCCGGGATCGGCGACACGATCCGCGTCAGCCTGTCGGCAGAACCGGAAGAGGAAGTGCGCGTCGGGTTCGAGATCCTGAAGGCGCTGGGCCTGCGCACGCGCGGTGTGCGCGTCGTCTCCTGCCCCAGCTGCTCGCGCCAGGGTTTCGATGTGATCCGCACCGTGCAGGCGCTGGAAGAGCGGCTGCAGCATATCAAGACGCCGCTTTCGCTCTCTGTCCTGGGCTGCGTGGTCAATGGGCCGGGTGAAGCGCGCGAGACGGATATCGGCATCACCGGCGGCGGCGCGGGCAAGCACATGGTCTACCTGTCCGGCGTGACCGACCACCATGTCGAAAGCGACGACATGCTGGATCACATCGTCGGGCTGGTCGAGAAGAAGGCCGCCGAGATCGAAGCCGATATGAGCGATGCCGGCGAAGCGACCGAGGCCGCCGAATGAGGCGTCTTGCGGCGCTGGGCCTGCTGCTGTCGTTCCCGCTTCTTCCCGGCTGCGCGACCGCTTCTCACCACGCGGAATTGCCCGATGCGGCGCCTTACGATCAGGATGTTGCCGAGGCGCAGGCTGCGGCCGATCTGGACGCGCGGGTTGCCGCGCTGGAGCCGGGCCGCAGCGTGCTCGCGGTGTTCGGCGCGGACTGGTGCCACGACAGCCGCGCGCTGGCAGGATGGCTGGAGATGCCGCGCTTCCAGCAGCTGATCGCGGACGAGTTCGACGTGGTCTATATCGACGTCGGCACTCCGCAGGACGGGCGCGGGCGCAATCTCGACCTCGCCGCGCGGTACGGCGTTGCGGATATCGAAGGCACGCCCAGCGTCCTGGTGATCGGCCCGGGCGGCAGACTGCTAAACACCCCGCAAGACGCAAGGGCATGGCGCAATGCCGCCAGCCGCAGCGAGGATGCGATCTTCGCCGCGCTTGAAGATTACGCCGCGCGGGACTGAGGCGCGCCCTGCTTCACGTCGTCCACCACGCCGATTACATGGCGCCGCAGCCCAAGCGCGGCACATTCAAGTTCGACAAATATGCGCTGGTCATGGTGGCGCTTCGCGAGAGCGGTTACCCGCTGATCGAGCATGCACCCGATCCCATGCCGCGCGAATGGCTGGAGCAGGTGCATGACCCCGAATATGTCGCGCAGGTCTTTGCTGCACAGGTCCCGCAGGACAAGGAGCGGCGCATCGGCTTTCCCGTCACGCCGCATATCGCCAGCCGTGTCGCGCACACCAACGGCGGCACCTTCCTGGCAGCGCGGCTGGCGCAGGCCCATGGCTACGCCGCTAATTCCGCCGCGGGCAGCCATCATGCTCTGTACGATACGGGCGCAGGGTATTGCGTTTACAATGACCTTGCCGTCGCATCGAACCGCCTGATCGCGGAAGGCCATGCGCGCCGCGTGCTGGTCGTCGACCTGGACGTGCATCAGGGTGACGGGACGGCCAGCCTCACCGCCATGCGGGAGGACATCTTCACCTTCTCCATGCATGCGGAGAAGAACTTCCCGGTGCGCAAGGCCCGCTCCAACCGCGATATCGCCCTGCCGGACGGGGTGGACGATGCCGCCTATGCGGCCGAACTGCTGCGCCACCTGCCCGAGATCCTGGACGATTTCGCGCCCGACATGGTGCTGTACCAGGCGGGCGTCGATCCGCATCACGACGACAAGCTCGGGCGTCTCGCCCTCTCGGACGAAGGCCTTTTGGCGCGTGACCGGATCGTGCTGCGCGAATGCCGCAGCCGCGGCCTGCCCGTCGCCAGCGCACTGGGCGGAGGATACGGCGCCGACCAGCGCGAAGTGGCGCAGCGGCACGCCTGGTCCATGCTGGCCATGGCGGCGGAGAACGCTCTTTACCCCTCGGTAACGACCGCAGCGTAACCTGCGCGTCATGCGCAATGCGATCATCCTTGTCGCCGCGGTCGGCGGCCTTGCCATGTGGATGGCCCCCAATCTGCCCGCCGTGGGCGAAGATCCTGCCACAGGCCCCGAGGTGACTTCGGTAGGCGGGGATCCCAGTTTTTCGGCGCTGGATACCAGCAACCAGGCAGGCGGCGGATGGGCGCAGGGCGATCTTGTGCTGAACCGCGAGGCAGACGGCCATTTCTATGCCGATATCAGCATGAAGATGCGGCCTTACCGCATGCTGGTGGATACCGGCGCCAGCCTTGTCGCGCTGACCGGGCAGGACGCCCGCGAAATGGGTCTTCACTGGGACCCCTCGCAAGTCAGCGTGATTGGCCACGGTGCCAGCGGAGAGGTTCACGGCGTCGTCGCCCGCATTCCCGAGATGAAGCTGGGCGAATTTACCGCCTATGACGTGCCTGCCGTCATCATTCCCGAAGGCCTGCGCGTATCGCTTCTGGGCCAGAGCTTCCTGCAGCAGATCGGCAGCATACGCGTGGAAGGCGACGAGATGATCCTGAATCGCTGAGGGCGGATTCGGGCCATCTCACGCAGCTTTACCCCACCGCTTCACACCGCACGGCGCATCCCGCGCTCGACTGGGCGCAAGCCGGGCGGATTTCGCGTTAACCCGGCGCACATGCGATGCTACATATCATGGCAGGAATGAACAGGCGGGACCTTCTCAAGAGCACGGTAGTGGCTGGCGCAGCGCTGGCCGTTCCGACGCGCGCCTTTGCGCAGGCTGGCCCCGGACCGCGCGACCGCCGTATCCTGGGCATTGCGCGTGAGCAGGTGGAACGGGCCGGCGCGGCCCTGTGGCGGCGTGACATGGTGGGCGTGGCCGACATGGGCGTACATTCCAGCAACAAGCGGTTCCATTTCGCCAATCTGGAGGCTGGGACCGTCACCTCCTATTACGTGACGCATGGGGCCGGCAGCGATCCGGAACATGACGGGATGCTCAACTGGTATTCCAACGTCGAAGGGTCGAATTGCACCAGCCGCGGCGCTTACATCAGCTGGGAATGGTATGTCGGGCGCTGGGGGACCAGCATCCGCATGGGCGGGCTGGACGAAAGCAATTCAAACGCCTTCCCGCGCGCGATCGTGATGCATGCTGCGCGCTATGCCACGCAGGACCATGTGGACCGCTGGGGCAAGTGCGGACGCAGCAACGGCTGCCCGGCCATGGGCCCGGACGATTTCAAATATGCGCTGGTCCAGCTGAGCGGCGGACGGCTGGTCTATCTCGATTCGCTTGGCATCGGCCCGGACGGGGAGCAGGTCGCCATGCCGCAGCAGCCGACACTGACCGAACAGGACTTTGCAATGCGTGCGCGGCAGGCGGAAGACGCCGCTGAAGCCGAACGCCGCCGCCTGACGGTGGAAGCAAACCAGGGCAATGGCGCGGCCGCCTCCCTGGCAGGCGAACCCTGACCGACAGTCCGGATTTACTATGAGAGCGCTGTGAAGGGCGGACGCGCTGTCCGCCCGTTACCTCAGCTATCCTGCAGGTCGTCCTCGATGACGATCACTTCCTCGTCCGTCTCGCGGCCCCGATTGCCCTTGCGCGGCGCATCCAGCGCAGCAAGCACAGGCGCATCGCGGCCGTAAATGTCGCGGAAGGTGTGCAGATCACCATCGATGTCCACCCCATAGGTGAAATAGGTGATGTAGACCGGCATCTGCTTCTTCACCGGCACCTTGGTGTATTTGCCGCTGGTGGAAATGGCAGTGTATTCCTTGCCCAGCGCGGCGAAGTCCTCGCGGGTATCGCCATTGCCCAGCATCGCCACCATCATGGCAACGCGCAGCGCACTTTCCACGCGGATGCAGCCGTGGCTGAGCGCGCGATTGTCGTTCTTGAACAGGTGGCGGCTGGGCGTGTCATGCAGGAAGATGGCGTGCCGGTTGGGCATATCCAGCTTCATCAGGCCGAGCGAATTGCCCGGACCCGGCTGCTGGACAACGGTGACCCAGCCATTTGCGCCCTTCGTGGCCTTGTAGCCGTTGCGCTTGGCCCATGTCGGGTTGTTCAGCACTTTCGCGCCCAGCCCTTCGCCCTTCACGATGCTCTGCGGCACGGTCCAGGTCGGGTTGAAAACGACGCCTTCGACCATTTCGGCCAGCTGCGGGGTCGCCGTGCGGCCCGGCTTGCCCACCACGGTGCGATAGGTCTGGATGATCTTGTTGTTCACCGTCAGGCGCAGCTGGTATTCCGGCACATTGGTGATCAGGTACTGGCCGCCCAGGTCACGCGCCAGCCAGCGCCAGCGGTCCATGTTGATGCGGATCAGCTTGCGCTTGGCCGTATCGCTCTCCGGCGTTTCGGCCAGCTTCGCCTTCAGCACGGCATAGTCCGGATAGATGGGATTGAGCGCCATCAGCGTGCCAGAAATGTCACCCGACGCCAGCGCTTCACCCATCACCTCGCCGGTGGGATGCAGATCGGGATCGGGATCGACCACGAACCACTGCTTACGCGCTTCCATCGGCGTGCGGCCGTCGCGCAGGTCCTCGACCAGCCAGGTGAAGATCTCGCTCGCCAGCCGGTCCAGCTGCTCGCCTTCGCCAAAGGCAATGGCCTGCTCCAGCGCGGCGGGGCGGTAATCCGCAGGATCCAGCCCTTCGGCCCCGATGCCGCGCACGGCCGACAGCAGGCCTTGCGCATTATCGACCGTCCAGGGCTGCACCATCGCGTAACGCGCCATCGGCGGGGAGGTCATGTTTTGGCCAGCCGCACTCTGGGTGACCGGCGCTGCATCGTCATCCAGCACGCTTTGCGGATCGACTTCCTGCGCCACGATCATGGCAGGCAGCGAGAAGGCGCCGAGGGCGAGCGAGAGGCGGGCAAGCATTGTATTCACGTCAAAAATTCCCCGTTAACCAGGCTAGGCCGCGGTTTTGCGTTGGTCGAGCGGCCGGATTGCATGGTGCATTTTGCCTGTTTCGGGCTCTTTCATCAAGCAAGACGGCTGACTGCACGGTGAATTGCCCCTAGGCGTTGCGTCCATGCCATCATCGCGCCCAGACCATGCCGCAGCCGGTCACGCCATGCCGTATCTGGCTGCCCTGGCCGGTGTCGGCATGCTTGCGCTGATGGATGCCTTTATGAAGGGTGCGTCCATCGCCATCGGGGCCTATTCCGCATCCTTGCTGCGCTATGCCATCGGTTTCGTCATCGCCGCGCCGATCTGGCTGGCCGCCGGTGGACGCTGGCCGCGCCCCGAAGTGCTGCGGGTGCACCTGATCCGCGGCGTGGTAGTCGCCTTCATGGCGCTGAGCTTCTTCTATGCGCTGACCAAGCTGCCGATTGCTGAGACAATCGCGATTTCCTTCATCGCGCCGCTGATTTCCCTGTGGCTGGCGCGTGTCCTGCTGGGTGAGCAAGTGCGGCGCGAGGCGGTGATCGCCGCCATCATCGGGATAGCGGGCACGGTGGTGATCATCGGCGGGCGCATCGGGCGCGAGAAGATGAGCGAGGATGCCGTGCTGGGCCTTGCCGCCATCCTGTTCTCTGCCGTGCTCTATGCCTGGAATTTGGTGCTGCAGCGCCAGCAGGCGCAGGTCGCCAATCCGGGGGAGGTTGCCGCCTTCCATTCCGGCGTGGGCGGTCTGACGCTAGCGGTGGCAGCGCCCTTCCTGCTGGTCCTACCCGATGCCGAGGTCCTGGCCGCGATCGGCGTCTCCTCGGTCCTGACCGTTGCCGGGGCCATGATCCTTGCCTGGGCTTATGCCCGGGCAGAAGCGCAGGTGCTGGTCCCGCTGGAATACACCGGCTTCCTGTGGGCGAGCCTGTTCGGGTGGCTGTTCTTCCGCGAAGCGGTGACGGCCACCACCATCGCCGGCGCGATCATGATTGCCTTCGGATCCTGGTACGCCGCCCCGCGCCGGGCGCCCGAACAGCCGACCTGACGCGCCGCCCGCGTTACCGCGCGTTCGGTGTCGCCACCGGTGTTGCGGCGGCATTGGCCGAGGCATCCTGTTCCGTGCCGTCGCTGCCAACCTCCTGCGGGCTGTCATCCGCGATCCAGCGCTGCCAGACGAGGCCCAGCGCCGCGCCCAGGAATGCGGCCAGCACCAGCGCGAAGACCATCAGCCAGACCCGCAAGGGCTCACGAGGGCGGACGGGACCACCGATGGGCATGGCTTGGCTGCTCCCTCAGGCACGCGGAACCACGGGGCGCCGCGCGGCATTTCTAAGACATAAAGCGGCCTTGACCAATGACCCTGCATGCCGCAGGTGCCGGGCCGAAAGCCGCCCTTCCGCGTGAGCCTTTAACGCGCAAGGTGGGCGGCCAGCAACAAAGAAGGAAAGCCCAGCACATGACGCAGGTCGGCAAGGACACTCTCGGCACCCGTTCAACCCTTGACGTGAATGGCAAGGAATTCGCCTATTATTCGCTCAGCAAGGCTGGCGAGAAGCTGGGCGATGTGTCGAAACTGCCCTTCAGCCTGAAGGTTCTGCTGGAAAACATGCTGCGCTTCGAGGACGGCGGCCACACCGTCTCCACCGACGATGCGCAGGCCATTGCGGACTGGCTGAAGAACCCGGCCACCGGGAAGGAAATCCAGTACCGCCCGGCCCGCGTGCTGCTGCAGGATTTCACCGGCGTGCCTTGCGTGGTGGACCTTGCGGCCATGCGCGATGCCATCTCCGCGCTGGGCGGCGATACGGCCAAGATCAACCCGCAGGTTCCCGTCAATCTCGTCATCGATCACTCGGTGATGGTGGACGAATTCGGCCATCCCAAGGCGATGGAAGCGAATATGGAGCTGGAATATGCCCGTAACGCGGAACGCTACGACTTCCTGAAGTGGGGCTCCAAGAGCTTCGAGAACTTCACCGCCGTACCTCCCGGCACCGGCATCTGCCACCAGGTGAACCTGGAATATATCGGCAAGGGCGTGTGGTCTTCCAACGGCCCCGATGGCGCGGCCGTGGCTTACCCCGACACCTGCGTGGGCACGGACAGCCACACCACCATGATCAACGGCCTTGGCGTGCTGGGCTGGGGCGTGGGCGGTATCGAGGCGGAGGCCGCCATGCTCGGCCAGCCGATCTCCATGCTGATCCCCGAAGTCGTCGGCTTCAAGCTGACCGGCAAGATGGCCGAAGGCATCACCGCGACCGACCTCGTGCTCACCTGCG
This genomic interval from Paraurantiacibacter namhicola contains the following:
- a CDS encoding thioredoxin family protein, with the translated sequence MRRLAALGLLLSFPLLPGCATASHHAELPDAAPYDQDVAEAQAAADLDARVAALEPGRSVLAVFGADWCHDSRALAGWLEMPRFQQLIADEFDVVYIDVGTPQDGRGRNLDLAARYGVADIEGTPSVLVIGPGGRLLNTPQDARAWRNAASRSEDAIFAALEDYAARD
- a CDS encoding retropepsin-like aspartic protease family protein, which codes for MRNAIILVAAVGGLAMWMAPNLPAVGEDPATGPEVTSVGGDPSFSALDTSNQAGGGWAQGDLVLNREADGHFYADISMKMRPYRMLVDTGASLVALTGQDAREMGLHWDPSQVSVIGHGASGEVHGVVARIPEMKLGEFTAYDVPAVIIPEGLRVSLLGQSFLQQIGSIRVEGDEMILNR
- the ispG gene encoding flavodoxin-dependent (E)-4-hydroxy-3-methylbut-2-enyl-diphosphate synthase; translation: MSAIRPWRMIDRRKSRQIMVGKVPVGGDAPISVQTMTNTPTEDVAATLDQIRRCEDAGADIIRVSCPTAEATENFDKITRGAEVPIVADIHFHYKRALEAADKGAACLRINPGNIGSSERVAEVVRAAKANGCAIRIGVNAGSLEKDLLEKYGEPCPEALVESALDHIKLLQDHDFHEFKVAVKASDVFLAVAAYHGLAETVDCPLHLGITEAGGLIGGAVKSSIGIGNMLWAGIGDTIRVSLSAEPEEEVRVGFEILKALGLRTRGVRVVSCPSCSRQGFDVIRTVQALEERLQHIKTPLSLSVLGCVVNGPGEARETDIGITGGGAGKHMVYLSGVTDHHVESDDMLDHIVGLVEKKAAEIEADMSDAGEATEAAE
- a CDS encoding GNAT family N-acetyltransferase, encoding MATILRPACIEDAETLAPFARAAFDAKFGHLYDPEDLASFFAQARSIDAYRGEIARDNSRVMLAERDGALLAYSVTHLGEGFAERPQPHPARPATLSQLYCAADATGMGLGSRLLADAVTAAHEWGADAVQLSVFSENTGAQRFYQRHGFTHVADIDFWVGKHRDDEWLFELGLPGRNRG
- a CDS encoding DMT family transporter, with translation MPSSRPDHAAAGHAMPYLAALAGVGMLALMDAFMKGASIAIGAYSASLLRYAIGFVIAAPIWLAAGGRWPRPEVLRVHLIRGVVVAFMALSFFYALTKLPIAETIAISFIAPLISLWLARVLLGEQVRREAVIAAIIGIAGTVVIIGGRIGREKMSEDAVLGLAAILFSAVLYAWNLVLQRQQAQVANPGEVAAFHSGVGGLTLAVAAPFLLVLPDAEVLAAIGVSSVLTVAGAMILAWAYARAEAQVLVPLEYTGFLWASLFGWLFFREAVTATTIAGAIMIAFGSWYAAPRRAPEQPT
- a CDS encoding histone deacetylase, whose amino-acid sequence is MAPQPKRGTFKFDKYALVMVALRESGYPLIEHAPDPMPREWLEQVHDPEYVAQVFAAQVPQDKERRIGFPVTPHIASRVAHTNGGTFLAARLAQAHGYAANSAAGSHHALYDTGAGYCVYNDLAVASNRLIAEGHARRVLVVDLDVHQGDGTASLTAMREDIFTFSMHAEKNFPVRKARSNRDIALPDGVDDAAYAAELLRHLPEILDDFAPDMVLYQAGVDPHHDDKLGRLALSDEGLLARDRIVLRECRSRGLPVASALGGGYGADQREVAQRHAWSMLAMAAENALYPSVTTAA
- a CDS encoding murein L,D-transpeptidase catalytic domain-containing protein encodes the protein MAGMNRRDLLKSTVVAGAALAVPTRAFAQAGPGPRDRRILGIAREQVERAGAALWRRDMVGVADMGVHSSNKRFHFANLEAGTVTSYYVTHGAGSDPEHDGMLNWYSNVEGSNCTSRGAYISWEWYVGRWGTSIRMGGLDESNSNAFPRAIVMHAARYATQDHVDRWGKCGRSNGCPAMGPDDFKYALVQLSGGRLVYLDSLGIGPDGEQVAMPQQPTLTEQDFAMRARQAEDAAEAERRRLTVEANQGNGAAASLAGEP
- a CDS encoding OmpP1/FadL family transporter, translated to MEKPTSFAVRIAAAAALFSVHAPAMAGGYYIQEQSAKETGRAYSGDAAAADSAATVFFNPAAMTELEGLNLDANVHAIFVTTNHENRGSFRTVPGSASTPGITGNGGGTPFPQPLVVPSSYASYQVDDRLWLGLAVFSPYGLMAEYDEDFFGRYDSRRSELFTLNVQPSVAYKLSDNVSIGGGVDIQYAKVHLTSAVPGFLPGDPDGFLDVTGDDISMSWNAGIFLKSGALRAGLHYRNEMKHELEGDFVVTGLTGPLAGANVATSVDADLNLPDIATLSLAYDNGGPGRLYATARWYDWSDFEEIRLEPLGLDDAVNTQNYKDSWSVAVGGEYDVSERLTLRTGTMFDATPTQDGFRTTRVPDGDRTWLSAGATYKLTDHMEVNLAYAHIWMESGPITRTETFFDGTPAVFTTDTRSRTGGNIDMVSIGVSSRF
- a CDS encoding L,D-transpeptidase family protein; the protein is MLARLSLALGAFSLPAMIVAQEVDPQSVLDDDAAPVTQSAAGQNMTSPPMARYAMVQPWTVDNAQGLLSAVRGIGAEGLDPADYRPAALEQAIAFGEGEQLDRLASEIFTWLVEDLRDGRTPMEARKQWFVVDPDPDLHPTGEVMGEALASGDISGTLMALNPIYPDYAVLKAKLAETPESDTAKRKLIRINMDRWRWLARDLGGQYLITNVPEYQLRLTVNNKIIQTYRTVVGKPGRTATPQLAEMVEGVVFNPTWTVPQSIVKGEGLGAKVLNNPTWAKRNGYKATKGANGWVTVVQQPGPGNSLGLMKLDMPNRHAIFLHDTPSRHLFKNDNRALSHGCIRVESALRVAMMVAMLGNGDTREDFAALGKEYTAISTSGKYTKVPVKKQMPVYITYFTYGVDIDGDLHTFRDIYGRDAPVLAALDAPRKGNRGRETDEEVIVIEDDLQDS
- a CDS encoding zinc transporter ZntB, which gives rise to MINPQDALELDGPMLFGRVLDGKGGARPITWDEASRWEPQAEGEVLWVHLCRNRPGVQEWFEEVRKVPEPTAELLVSNASRPRAFREGGTLVGTLRGINFNPGAEPEDMVSMQLWCDGARLVTLRRLKLQTPRDVLAKIDAGRGPTDAGALITHLTELMIARMNQAIVDMNDFIDDCEAADPDDNAEELLDKISDIRRNCLGLKRHMGPQHVALEAIARDAPAWFEDHDRREIAESIDRLRRYLDDIDVSKESAVVLQDELRARALARSERTNYVLTVVAAVFLPLGFLTGLLGINVGGIPGVEDQDAFWIVVGLCGLVFLGQLLLFWRWRWL